CACATTTTCTAAtgtgtttaaaggtccagtgtgacaGATTGTGTGACATCATATTAAAGTCAGGGTTGGTAAGTTGTTTCAGAGGCCTCTTTTGTTATTgtgtagaaaatctcttaaccTCCCGACAGCAagcaacacatttttcctcctttttggCCGAGCCGTGACAACAAACTCAGACAAACTAACCAGACGCTTCAATGTGATTCAGATTGTGAATGAAACTTTCTGTAATGACGCTGGTGACGTCACGTCTGagtttttggaaaacaaaaagcagaaatgaaCCTGTGAATGTGTAAAGTTTGCACTCAGAGTTCAGGTATTAACATGAATGTGAAGGATTcctttttatatattgtatgaatttattttgtcagtgaaGTTTTGAATTTTTCTAAAGATTATGTCCCGTATGTGATCAAGAGTAACTGTATTCACTTAATAAACtgacagaataaacactcaaagTTCTTTGTTTGTGGTCTTTTCTgttcaaataaatgtgtccGTCACCACAGGAACGATTCAAAACTGTTGATTTGACAAGACGTCATTTACGTCTGTGGACTACGaaagtttctttcttcttcattctTTAAATAACCGACTAAATGCTGTTAGAGAcaagtttattttcatattgGCAGTTATAAAAATGGaataataaaagcatttatCTGCAGTTTGAGGGTAATATCTATGAGagttattattttgatattcagTACTTCATGCTTGGACCTTAAATTATTCTTCTGATCAGTTATTTAAtatacaaaatgtcaaaataatgacatgtGCCTCACGAGTGGCTTTTCTCAAACTAAACTAAttctcaaacaaaaaaacaacaaacacaaagacaaacagaaaagttAAGTCACCATTTTAACTTCACAATATTTTGTAACTTTACCAACTGACAAATGATAATTCAGTCATCAAAGTCAAAATCTGTAGATTTTTCTCCTCACTGATTAATCAGCTCGTTAGCTGAGCGCTCATGAATCATACAAACCTTCAGGAGGAAACAATCTGTTTCATTAAATCACTTGAACATGAAGATCTTTAACAGCTTCAATCCAAACATCCAAACATCAAATCGTCCGTAAAAAATGTCCACTGTGATGTCGTTCTACAAAGAGCCAATCAGCTGTCTGATTTGAGTCTTTATTTCCCAGCGACCACAGACAGTTGGTCTCTGATGCGTCCCAGTCCGTCCAGGATGGTGTCCAGAGACTCCCTGCCCAGCTCCACCGTCACCGCGGAAACCGACTCACCGCCTGCTGACGGATCGTCCAtctgaaaacacatcacacgATTTGATTACAGCCGCAGTAAACCAACAGATTAATGACCAACTATTATAGAAAGCAACAGGGGATCTCACAGGAAGTCCACCACAAGTTCACTGATTGGTTGAAGGTTTCAGCCACAACTCTCACTGCAGTACCTGCACTCTGtgactttaaaggaacagtttacctGATGCTGATGaaggtcaggtgaagtctcatagtccacagaacatttctggagcttcacagtaaaacagagttgcagcgttctgctgaacagctgaagcagctggagacttgttgcAACCTTGGAACCGTCTGATACTCTGATTCATATATCTGTAGCTGTTTTGTGGAGGGACTTACTTAAAAAAACTGTCCTGCAATCGCAACAAGCCGTTGTTTAAGATTATAATCCCTCCAGGGGTTTTGTAATCCATCCTGGGAACTGGTccaacaaaaacatataaacGTCACCTGAgcttcatcagcatggagggaggagacgatCACTGGGTTTACTGTTTAtatgaactgctcctttaacctcaTGATCTGTGTTCTGTCGGTTCTGATGCGGTCATAGAGCGACACGGAGGTCACATGACCGTGACGTCAGCACATGGAGGCTGTGGTTCAGGGTCAGTACTCACCTTGAACTGAACCAGGCAGGTCGGGACGGACATACGACTGACGGAGTCTGAGCCGGTCACCATGTCGACCCTCCAGTCCAACTCCTTCAGCTGTGGGAGtgagactacacacacacacacacacacacacacacacacacacacacacacacacacacacacacacacacacacacacacacacacacagtttagagcctaacacatacacacacacagctgagctgCATGAAGGAGATAAAACATGAATCTTGGACTCACTCTGATTACTGACGGCTTCCGCCCTCCATGTTGGACTGAAAAACATCAGAGGGAGACACGTGATGTCATGACAGCCTGTAGTTACATCATAGTTACCCAACCAATAGGAAGAAGAACAATCAGTGATGCTTTATTTTGCACATCTGTAAGTTATGAATCGTTTCCTCTGGAGGGTTTAGAAACAACTCTGAGATCAGCTGTTGATTAAAGCAAAGTTAGAGAAAGAGTCAGGtgtctgatcaataatcaaacaTGAATCAACAGTTGATCTGTCCCGAGTGTTTCCTGGTTCAAAGGCtcattacagtgaagtgattTTCTGAACCAGTCTGTTCTACTGGTTCTGATTCTCGTCTTTACCCTCTTAGtgtttatatccacattactgatgatcaCTGATCAAaatctctttgtctgttttgtgtttttggaagGAAATATCACGATATGATGAAGGATCAAGATTCATATATAGTCtggtgataataataatattttaggGCCCTTAAACGAGTATTTACTTGGATTTGAGATGTTTTTACCTCCAAACAAAttccagtttttgttttaattagatCAAAATTAAGTCCTGAAAACATCCTCAGAAATTATGACCCTGTAAGATCAAATGTTACTAATTTATCTGATCTACAAATGATAATCAGATCATTTATGTGGCAGCTTCCACTCAGTAAAATCACAACTCTACacatatttaaagcaacacagtTCAAACTCATTCTGAGACTAACAGATGAGAAATGATTGTCTGTTATGACTCGTCGCCCGGAGACTCTGACATCCAGTGAAATGGACCAGTCGGGACCAGTGAGATTTTTGGGGGACTGACCTGTTCTCCAGCAGGATCTTGGTGATCAGGTTCTTCAGACTGGAGTGGAAAGACTCCGGGAAGAGATCGAGGATCTGCTCCGGAGAACTGAGGTTGTAGAAGAGGACGTGATGAGACAGAACGTGGAgagactgaagcagctggaggagaaacaCAGAGTTCATCATTTATTGTGCAGTCAAACATCTGCACCTgtgattacatttaaataagatATGTGTAGTGGTGAAGCCGTTAGCTTGTGTTAGTGGACTCTATttctaagctaacgttagcaactgagacgaggcactcaagaacatgcatgaagtcacatcctttggactgacACGGAAAAcctgacccgagtccttcacagagaaatccacacacagcagctttaaacagcTTCAACCAATCATCCACAGGCTCgtacagacaacagagagacgGGAAGGTGTCATCGCTTATGAAAGGAACATGAGCACAGAGATTATCTTAAGGCCAAGTTCAAGTATGAATCTCAAAGAGTTTATAAATGGGGCCCCTGGCCTTGTGaacatgcag
This sequence is a window from Pagrus major chromosome 8, Pma_NU_1.0. Protein-coding genes within it:
- the commd9 gene encoding COMM domain-containing protein 9; amino-acid sequence: MAAAVSPEHFTNLQLLLKAPSKDAVRDVCVQSHRGPSRRLAETTAATLSIPAAQAAQLLQSLHVLSHHVLFYNLSSPEQILDLFPESFHSSLKNLITKILLENSPTWRAEAVSNQISLPQLKELDWRVDMVTGSDSVSRMSVPTCLVQFKMDDPSAGGESVSAVTVELGRESLDTILDGLGRIRDQLSVVAGK